From Candidatus Eremiobacterota bacterium, one genomic window encodes:
- a CDS encoding M15 family metallopeptidase — MNGAFPQGLAAGMPNAMANAMPNMTPNTMPNINQGPQAMMQMMTQMMTQMMQMMTQMMQVMMSQMGQNGGNNQNNNNANNTPNNTPNNTPNNNGGKVDNNPPGGLPNGLAEIQKTFGAPGANQTTVKMPAGPGGKMINVTCNAKIADKMKSAFEEIKAQGLSGCINSFDGCFNNRNKRGGSSKSTHAWGIAFDVNASSNPMGSSRQTADQQKIAAIFKKHGFYQLPNDPMHFQFCRGY; from the coding sequence ATGAACGGAGCTTTTCCCCAGGGCCTCGCCGCAGGCATGCCGAACGCGATGGCCAACGCCATGCCGAACATGACGCCCAATACCATGCCGAATATCAATCAGGGCCCGCAGGCCATGATGCAGATGATGACGCAGATGATGACCCAGATGATGCAGATGATGACCCAGATGATGCAGGTCATGATGTCTCAGATGGGGCAGAACGGGGGGAACAACCAGAACAACAACAATGCCAACAATACTCCCAATAACACTCCCAACAATACGCCCAACAACAACGGCGGCAAGGTGGACAACAATCCTCCCGGCGGACTCCCCAACGGCCTCGCGGAGATCCAGAAGACTTTCGGCGCCCCCGGCGCCAACCAGACTACGGTGAAAATGCCGGCGGGGCCCGGAGGAAAAATGATTAATGTGACCTGCAATGCCAAGATTGCCGACAAGATGAAGTCCGCCTTCGAGGAGATAAAGGCCCAGGGCCTCTCCGGCTGCATCAATTCCTTTGACGGCTGCTTTAACAACCGCAACAAGAGGGGAGGCTCCTCGAAAAGCACCCATGCCTGGGGCATTGCCTTTGACGTGAATGCCTCCTCCAACCCCATGGGGAGCAGCAGGCAGACCGCAGACCAGCAGAAGATCGCGGCCATTTTCAAGAAACACGGCTTCTACCAGCTCCCCAACGATCCCATGCATTTCCAGTTCTGCCGCGGGTACTGA
- a CDS encoding ribonuclease H-like domain-containing protein: MSLRSRLDRALGGAAKDHPAQDRPGELRERLERIAGRAVEASRKTGPSHDPGEEALGGEIFAGGQGSFVLVRNTFPESYFHGTLPLGAIRAISPRIVSMLTKESFPCAPGECIFIDTETTGLAGGAGTVAFLVGVGFFSEGAFHLHQYFMRDYHEEKAMLSHLREVLASARGFVSFNGKAYDVPLIEERYVLNRTRTNLRGLPHLDLLYPSRRLFKGLFDDCRLKTLEVKVLGMAPREDDIESFLIPQCYFDFVRSGRTAMMKKILSHNRLDIITLVALTAHIGRLLSDPLASPDAHLAKVGRFHRESGDRCMGTACLEEAVKRGREGESFEAALHLSLHYRREGRLDEAASLWHAMIEEHRSQDPFPFIELAKYYEHRLKDPGRALEVLARLKYQASAHSPRFLKELARRESRLEQKAAAGKSRLNDHF, encoded by the coding sequence ATGAGTCTCAGGTCCAGGCTTGACAGGGCTCTCGGCGGGGCGGCAAAGGATCACCCCGCGCAGGATAGGCCGGGCGAGCTCCGTGAGCGCCTTGAGCGTATTGCCGGCAGGGCTGTGGAGGCGTCAAGGAAGACCGGCCCCTCCCATGATCCTGGAGAGGAGGCCCTGGGCGGCGAAATTTTTGCCGGCGGACAAGGCTCTTTTGTGCTGGTGAGAAATACCTTTCCCGAGAGCTATTTTCATGGGACCCTTCCGCTTGGAGCCATAAGAGCCATATCCCCCCGTATCGTCTCCATGCTTACGAAGGAGAGCTTTCCCTGCGCTCCCGGGGAATGCATTTTTATCGACACCGAGACCACGGGCCTTGCGGGCGGTGCGGGAACGGTGGCTTTTCTCGTCGGGGTAGGCTTTTTCAGCGAAGGGGCCTTCCACCTTCACCAGTACTTTATGAGGGATTACCACGAGGAGAAGGCCATGCTCTCCCACCTCAGGGAAGTGCTGGCCTCCGCGAGAGGCTTTGTCTCCTTCAATGGGAAGGCCTACGATGTGCCCCTCATAGAGGAGCGTTACGTGCTGAACAGGACCAGGACAAACCTTCGGGGGCTGCCCCACCTCGATCTTCTCTACCCTTCAAGGCGGCTTTTCAAGGGCCTTTTCGATGACTGCCGCCTCAAGACCCTCGAGGTGAAAGTGCTGGGCATGGCCCCCAGGGAAGACGATATTGAAAGCTTCCTTATCCCCCAGTGCTATTTTGACTTCGTACGGAGCGGCAGGACGGCGATGATGAAGAAGATCCTCTCCCATAACAGGCTTGACATCATCACGCTTGTTGCCCTCACGGCCCACATCGGAAGGCTTCTCTCCGATCCCCTTGCCTCACCGGATGCCCATCTTGCAAAGGTAGGCCGTTTTCACCGCGAGAGCGGCGACAGGTGCATGGGCACCGCGTGCCTCGAGGAGGCGGTGAAGAGGGGAAGGGAGGGGGAGTCCTTCGAGGCGGCCCTTCATCTTTCCCTTCACTACCGGAGGGAGGGCCGGCTCGATGAGGCTGCATCGCTCTGGCACGCCATGATAGAGGAGCATCGGTCACAAGATCCCTTTCCCTTCATCGAGCTTGCCAAGTATTATGAGCACCGCCTCAAGGATCCGGGCCGTGCCCTCGAGGTGCTTGCCAGGCTCAAATACCAGGCCTCAGCCCATTCACCCCGTTTCCTGAAGGAGCTTGCCCGCCGGGAGAGCCGCCTCGAGCAGAAAGCCGCGGCAGGGAAGAGCCGGCTTAACGACCATTTTTAA
- a CDS encoding M48 family metalloprotease: MDSIDPVQFARSYIEKLIGPGSFQAPEAAPDTPPPHDEMMWYGSESKTVPGRPPSLTSFDRDIRKLREAGASERVINSYLGLSLLAAVAAAVQAGVGPLAGPLYVGIASALGRELAGPDTEKECGRKAYAEIVGKSGISKDPAMNGRAADIAGKLLTHSKLDGSSYKVLVLATEEINAHSLPGYLFVTEGMLRSFPEDGQVALFMGHEIAHAEDRDSLEGIGQDMFEHLAISSTLLKSKVKVEGSEKTVGDIRKALKEGYYDATTAHERENELNADRRGAQLLVAGGFSPADACAAISAICRIEEEGKLKVIRNQVQQALGYVDEAEVARRLVESRKFDNHPAVAERLEAVKKGAGNSEKA; the protein is encoded by the coding sequence ATGGATTCAATTGACCCCGTCCAGTTCGCGAGAAGCTATATAGAAAAGCTTATCGGCCCCGGCAGCTTCCAGGCTCCCGAAGCGGCTCCTGACACCCCGCCTCCCCACGATGAGATGATGTGGTACGGCAGCGAGAGCAAGACGGTGCCGGGCAGGCCCCCGTCACTTACCTCTTTTGACAGGGATATCAGGAAGCTGAGGGAGGCAGGGGCTTCGGAGCGAGTCATCAATTCGTACCTCGGGCTCTCGCTGCTTGCTGCCGTGGCTGCCGCTGTGCAGGCGGGAGTGGGCCCCCTGGCGGGCCCACTTTACGTGGGGATCGCAAGCGCACTGGGCAGAGAGCTCGCAGGGCCCGACACGGAAAAGGAGTGCGGGAGAAAGGCTTATGCCGAGATCGTGGGGAAATCAGGCATTTCCAAGGATCCCGCAATGAACGGCCGGGCTGCAGACATTGCAGGAAAGCTGCTCACCCATTCAAAGCTTGACGGAAGCTCATACAAGGTCCTCGTGCTTGCCACGGAGGAGATAAACGCCCACTCACTGCCAGGATATCTTTTTGTCACCGAGGGGATGCTCAGGAGCTTTCCTGAAGACGGGCAGGTCGCCCTTTTCATGGGCCATGAAATAGCCCACGCCGAAGACCGCGACTCCCTCGAGGGCATCGGGCAGGACATGTTCGAGCATCTTGCCATCTCGAGCACCCTGCTCAAGAGCAAGGTCAAGGTGGAGGGGAGCGAAAAGACTGTCGGTGATATCAGGAAAGCCCTGAAGGAAGGCTATTATGACGCCACGACAGCCCATGAGAGAGAGAACGAGCTCAATGCCGACAGGAGGGGTGCCCAGCTCCTTGTGGCGGGAGGCTTCTCCCCTGCAGACGCCTGTGCCGCTATTTCCGCCATCTGCAGGATAGAGGAAGAGGGGAAGCTCAAGGTGATCCGCAACCAGGTGCAGCAGGCCCTTGGTTATGTCGATGAGGCGGAAGTAGCCCGGCGTCTCGTGGAAAGCCGGAAATTCGACAACCATCCCGCAGTGGCCGAGCGCCTTGAGGCCGTGAAAAAGGGCGCAGGGAACAGTGAGAAGGCCTGA
- a CDS encoding alpha-amylase family glycosyl hydrolase, with amino-acid sequence MYIDPSSDPSNIYRKIASPTNYGLMKEIFGNDFMAEAPTESVELSKSRGKKKAEAAGAEKTATGKKAPEKTAEGSSTEAKAQAELPREKKAPPSGGNIATLSVIEGEGMVASSAYKQGRTSDQYLLRDGFDESRDITGVKAEEGKPGEPFRFTIDLAKLRDNAEQGNLDMYLLISLGNKGKVELPDGIPGITSKPWTLAVGGYDADHFSIYDEKGQVDGKYLKEMKFNKEKSAVEFSLDKEALRSHGWKDGDPVQLQPFTARDFVKKIIDSLDEAGQKPWDTGKLQAFLDTAGGAESAPPPAAGPAAEPSAERKPIDTWKNDLIYFLLTDRFRDGDTTNNQDVVPTDMKKYHGGDIQGIIDKLDYIKDIGATSIWLTPVMTNQTHFFDTDSYHGYWPIDFYNTDKHVGDMAKFQELIDKAHEKGMKIILDIPLNHTAWEHPLYKDPKTHDWFHHIGDVKDWEDPYWAENGSIFGLPDLAQENPAVEKYLTDIAKFWIDKGIDGFRLDAVKNVPLSFWAKFDRAIHDYAGKDFLLVGEYFDGNPAKVAKYQREDMDSLFDYPLYWTLKDTFAKDGSMRGLADKMAACEREYPNPGVMSVFLDNHDTPRFLTEAGGDKNKLKLALAFAMTVNRIPTIYYGTETAMEGNCDIMGAVDNRKDMQWDNDPAMREYFRTLAVSRKNNVALREGKLLEMWQDDKVYAYSRLHPDQEAVVILNNDYGTQQREIPLRGESALKNGTVMQDLLTGEKVTIQGGKIRTEVAGKHARVFVPVK; translated from the coding sequence ATGTATATTGATCCCTCAAGCGACCCGTCAAACATATACCGGAAGATAGCGTCGCCGACCAATTACGGCCTCATGAAGGAGATTTTCGGCAATGACTTCATGGCAGAGGCCCCCACGGAGAGCGTCGAGCTGAGCAAGTCCAGGGGGAAGAAAAAGGCGGAAGCCGCAGGTGCCGAGAAGACGGCGACCGGGAAGAAAGCGCCCGAGAAAACGGCTGAAGGGTCTTCAACAGAAGCAAAGGCTCAGGCAGAGTTGCCCAGGGAAAAGAAGGCCCCCCCTTCAGGCGGCAATATTGCCACTCTCTCCGTCATCGAGGGTGAGGGGATGGTGGCCAGCAGCGCTTACAAGCAGGGCCGGACCAGTGATCAGTACCTCCTCAGGGACGGCTTTGACGAGAGTCGTGACATCACGGGCGTGAAAGCCGAGGAAGGGAAGCCCGGCGAGCCTTTCCGCTTCACCATAGATCTCGCAAAGCTCAGAGATAACGCCGAGCAGGGCAATCTGGACATGTATCTCCTTATCAGCCTGGGGAACAAGGGCAAGGTTGAGCTTCCCGATGGAATTCCCGGCATCACCTCGAAGCCATGGACCCTTGCCGTGGGAGGCTATGATGCCGACCATTTTTCCATCTACGATGAAAAGGGCCAGGTGGACGGGAAATACCTGAAGGAGATGAAATTCAACAAGGAAAAGAGCGCCGTGGAATTTTCCCTGGACAAGGAGGCCCTGCGCTCCCATGGCTGGAAGGACGGCGATCCCGTGCAGCTCCAGCCTTTCACCGCCAGGGACTTTGTCAAGAAAATCATCGATTCACTCGATGAGGCGGGACAGAAGCCCTGGGACACGGGGAAGCTCCAGGCATTCCTGGATACCGCAGGCGGCGCGGAGAGCGCACCTCCCCCGGCGGCAGGCCCTGCTGCCGAGCCCTCTGCCGAGCGCAAGCCCATCGACACGTGGAAGAACGATCTCATTTACTTTTTGCTTACCGACCGCTTCCGTGACGGCGACACGACCAACAACCAGGACGTGGTCCCTACCGACATGAAAAAATATCACGGCGGCGATATCCAGGGCATCATAGACAAGCTGGACTACATCAAGGACATAGGCGCCACGAGCATATGGCTCACTCCCGTGATGACCAACCAGACCCACTTCTTCGACACTGACAGCTACCATGGATACTGGCCCATAGATTTTTACAATACCGACAAGCACGTGGGCGACATGGCCAAGTTCCAGGAGCTCATTGACAAGGCCCATGAGAAGGGAATGAAGATCATCCTGGACATCCCTCTGAACCACACGGCCTGGGAGCATCCCCTCTACAAGGATCCAAAAACCCATGACTGGTTCCATCATATAGGCGACGTGAAGGACTGGGAAGACCCTTACTGGGCGGAGAACGGCTCCATTTTCGGTCTTCCTGACCTTGCCCAGGAAAACCCCGCTGTCGAGAAGTACCTCACTGATATCGCCAAGTTCTGGATAGACAAGGGCATCGACGGATTCCGCCTTGACGCGGTGAAAAACGTGCCCCTCTCCTTCTGGGCGAAGTTTGACAGGGCCATCCATGACTATGCCGGCAAGGATTTTCTCCTTGTAGGCGAATACTTCGACGGAAACCCCGCCAAGGTGGCCAAGTACCAGCGCGAGGACATGGATTCCCTCTTCGATTATCCCCTCTACTGGACTCTCAAGGACACCTTTGCCAAGGACGGGAGCATGAGGGGCCTGGCCGACAAGATGGCCGCCTGTGAAAGAGAGTATCCCAACCCCGGCGTGATGTCAGTCTTTCTTGACAACCATGATACGCCGCGGTTCCTCACCGAGGCCGGAGGCGACAAGAACAAGCTCAAGCTGGCTCTTGCCTTTGCGATGACTGTCAACCGAATCCCCACGATATATTACGGCACGGAAACGGCCATGGAAGGCAACTGTGATATCATGGGCGCCGTCGATAACCGCAAGGATATGCAGTGGGACAATGATCCCGCTATGCGCGAGTACTTCAGGACTCTGGCTGTGTCTCGCAAGAACAACGTGGCCCTCAGGGAAGGCAAATTGCTGGAAATGTGGCAGGATGACAAGGTATATGCCTATTCCCGCCTCCACCCCGACCAGGAAGCAGTGGTGATCCTCAATAACGACTATGGCACGCAGCAGAGGGAGATACCCCTGAGGGGAGAGAGCGCCCTCAAGAACGGCACAGTGATGCAGGACCTGCTCACCGGCGAGAAAGTGACCATTCAGGGCGGGAAGATCAGGACAGAGGTGGCAGGCAAGCACGCCAGGGTTTTTGTGCCGGTAAAATAG
- a CDS encoding glycoside hydrolase family 13 protein, translating to MARWILVLMLCAGLVAGALAAAASTEGKLGGSPMKSAKKTARGWIPEWAKHVVWYQVFPDRFRNGDPSNDPKVESLKGSWPHDHTSPWEVHPWTSDWYELQPYEKKNGKDIFFNIQRRRYGGDLKGIRDKLDYLQDLGITAIYLNPVFEAPSLHKYDTIRYQHIDPNFGPDPEGDRKLMAAEKIEEPSTWVWTAADKYMLELIREVHRRKMRIIFDGVFNHIGLANPFFQDVVKNQQKSPYKDWFIVKSWDDPGKGTKFDYEGWYGVKELPEWREDEKGIVAGPKKYIFDITRRWMDPNGDGNTEDGIDGWRLDVAFCVKHAFWKDWCTFVRGLNPQAYMTAEIIEDVEANKPYLQGDEFTAVMNYNFAFACSEYFADRKIRIRTSEFDRRLRELREAYYPAVSYVMQNLVDSHDTDRIATRIVNRDRNDIRQWKKYYEHSQARNFTYDTRKPTPQELKSQMLIAIFQMTYVGAPMVYYGDEAGMWGANDPCCRKPMVWDDMSYCDEVYLPDGKKRKVPDKVSFNKDLHDHYKKLIKIRNRHEALQNGDFTTLLSDDAKEVYAFRRSLKGQSLVVVLNNSGKAQKVTIKPGIDGRFVDLLNGGKAFSTGKKHEITVEVPPQWGRILTAEKK from the coding sequence ATGGCACGGTGGATTCTTGTTCTGATGCTCTGCGCCGGTCTTGTCGCTGGCGCGCTTGCCGCGGCAGCATCCACGGAAGGGAAGCTGGGGGGGTCGCCAATGAAAAGTGCAAAAAAGACTGCCAGGGGCTGGATCCCCGAGTGGGCAAAGCACGTCGTCTGGTACCAGGTCTTCCCCGACAGGTTCAGAAACGGCGATCCCTCCAATGACCCGAAGGTGGAGAGCCTCAAGGGCTCCTGGCCCCATGACCATACGTCGCCCTGGGAGGTCCATCCCTGGACGTCGGACTGGTATGAGCTGCAGCCCTACGAGAAGAAAAACGGCAAGGACATATTTTTCAACATCCAGCGGCGCCGGTACGGCGGCGATCTCAAGGGTATCCGCGACAAGCTTGACTACCTCCAGGACCTGGGCATCACGGCCATCTATCTGAATCCCGTCTTCGAGGCCCCATCGCTCCATAAATACGACACCATCCGCTATCAGCACATCGACCCGAACTTCGGCCCCGATCCCGAAGGAGACAGGAAGCTCATGGCCGCAGAAAAGATAGAAGAACCCTCAACATGGGTCTGGACCGCTGCTGACAAGTACATGCTCGAGCTTATCAGGGAAGTGCACCGCCGCAAGATGCGCATTATCTTTGACGGTGTCTTCAACCACATAGGCCTTGCCAATCCCTTTTTCCAGGACGTGGTAAAGAACCAGCAGAAGTCGCCCTACAAGGACTGGTTCATTGTCAAGAGCTGGGATGATCCCGGGAAGGGCACGAAATTTGATTATGAGGGATGGTACGGTGTAAAAGAGCTGCCCGAGTGGAGGGAAGACGAAAAAGGCATTGTGGCGGGGCCCAAGAAATATATCTTTGACATTACAAGGCGCTGGATGGATCCCAACGGCGACGGAAACACAGAGGACGGCATAGACGGCTGGAGGCTTGACGTGGCGTTCTGCGTGAAGCATGCCTTCTGGAAAGACTGGTGCACCTTTGTCCGCGGGCTTAATCCCCAGGCCTACATGACGGCTGAGATCATTGAGGACGTGGAGGCCAACAAGCCTTATCTTCAAGGTGACGAGTTCACGGCCGTCATGAACTACAATTTTGCCTTTGCCTGCTCAGAGTATTTTGCTGACAGGAAGATCCGCATCAGGACCTCCGAGTTTGACAGGCGCCTCAGGGAGCTGAGAGAGGCCTACTATCCCGCTGTCTCTTACGTGATGCAGAACCTCGTGGACAGCCATGATACCGATCGCATCGCGACAAGAATTGTGAACAGGGACAGGAACGATATCAGGCAGTGGAAGAAATATTATGAGCATTCCCAGGCCCGGAATTTCACTTATGACACAAGAAAGCCCACGCCCCAGGAGCTGAAAAGCCAGATGCTCATCGCTATTTTCCAGATGACCTACGTGGGAGCCCCGATGGTCTATTACGGCGATGAGGCGGGGATGTGGGGAGCCAATGATCCATGCTGCAGAAAACCCATGGTGTGGGACGATATGTCATACTGTGACGAGGTCTATCTTCCCGACGGCAAGAAGAGGAAGGTGCCCGACAAGGTGTCTTTCAACAAGGACCTCCACGATCACTACAAGAAGCTCATAAAGATAAGGAACCGCCACGAGGCGCTCCAGAACGGAGATTTCACCACGCTTCTGTCCGACGACGCGAAGGAGGTCTATGCCTTCAGGAGAAGCCTCAAGGGCCAGAGCCTCGTCGTGGTTCTCAACAACAGCGGGAAGGCGCAGAAGGTCACTATTAAGCCCGGAATTGACGGCAGGTTTGTGGACCTCCTCAACGGGGGAAAAGCTTTCTCCACGGGGAAAAAGCATGAGATCACCGTGGAAGTGCCGCCCCAATGGGGAAGGATCCTCACCGCGGAAAAGAAGTGA
- a CDS encoding carbohydrate kinase family protein: MKSILVSGLINIEVTLQVEGFPIPYFPVRYPFHGVNSTVSGVGYNVAKALTVLGDHVEFLSMTGRDLSGKIAMETLETQGIGTGHVMPLIEKTPHSVILFDRDGRRQINVDLKNIQETSYPGEHFEEAASRCSMAALCNINFSRPFLRKAIERGMTVATDVHAISSVDDDYNGEFMACAHILFMSDESLPERPESWVRRLLSRFGPAIVVVGLGAEGALMAVRDDHFMERIPAVKTRDIVNTIGAGDALFSSFIHFYGRHGDPYAALDKAMVFASYKIGESGAAEGFLDEKSLERLSPSPPRLHRRNQ, translated from the coding sequence ATGAAATCCATACTTGTATCAGGACTCATCAACATTGAAGTGACGCTCCAGGTCGAGGGCTTTCCCATCCCCTACTTCCCCGTGCGATACCCCTTCCATGGCGTGAACAGCACCGTTTCGGGCGTGGGGTACAACGTGGCGAAAGCTCTCACCGTGCTGGGCGATCATGTGGAATTTCTTTCCATGACCGGCAGGGATCTTTCGGGAAAAATCGCCATGGAAACCCTTGAGACCCAGGGGATCGGCACAGGGCACGTAATGCCGCTCATTGAGAAGACTCCCCACTCGGTGATCCTCTTTGACCGCGATGGGAGGCGCCAGATCAATGTCGATCTCAAGAATATCCAGGAGACATCCTACCCCGGGGAGCATTTCGAAGAGGCGGCGTCACGGTGCTCAATGGCGGCGCTCTGCAATATCAATTTCTCCCGCCCTTTTCTCCGGAAAGCCATTGAAAGAGGGATGACAGTGGCCACCGATGTCCATGCCATCTCAAGTGTTGATGACGACTATAACGGCGAGTTCATGGCATGCGCTCATATCCTTTTCATGAGCGACGAGTCCCTCCCTGAAAGGCCGGAAAGCTGGGTGCGGAGGCTCCTCTCAAGGTTCGGTCCGGCCATCGTCGTTGTGGGGCTTGGTGCTGAAGGGGCTCTCATGGCGGTAAGAGACGACCACTTTATGGAGCGCATCCCCGCGGTGAAGACGAGGGATATTGTGAACACCATCGGTGCAGGCGACGCCCTTTTTTCTTCATTTATCCACTTCTACGGCAGGCATGGCGATCCTTATGCAGCACTTGACAAAGCGATGGTCTTTGCCTCTTACAAGATAGGGGAAAGCGGGGCTGCAGAAGGCTTTCTTGATGAAAAATCACTCGAGAGGCTCAGTCCCAGTCCACCGAGGCTTCATCGCCGTAATCAATGA
- a CDS encoding DEAD/DEAH box helicase, translated as MQGNSPRSVEGVIDDFVSARRGREIITHIEHIKAREARHAPWPSEVPGDLAGVFQNRGIKEPYLHQHKAWNAIFEGRHTVIVTPTASGKTLCYNVPVLKAILGDPSARNLYLFPTKALSQDQVAELQEIVNDLGSSICTYTYDGDTPADARRAIRARAHVVVSNPDMLHTAILPHHAKWANFFGNLKYVVIDELHTYRGVFGSHFCNVIRRLKRLAAFHGSRPVFILCSATIANPGELASKLIEEEVSLIDENGAPSGEKFFIFYNPPVINAQLGIRKSYLTTARSIAMKFLGSGAQTIVFASSRLNVEVLTRYLKERLERRPDMKGLIRGYRGGYLPTTRREIERGLRTGEILGVVSTNALELGIDIGTLQACVMAGYPGSVASTWQQAGRAGRHRGVSAAVFVARSDPLDQFIVNHPEYFFGKSPEHGLINADNLQILVSHIKCAAFELPLKEDERFGRENLGEILRYLEEKGILHRAGDAWHWTQETYPADEISLRTISNENFVVMDMDAENRVIAEVDFTSAPSTLYEDAIYLCEAQSYHVKKLDYAQRKAFVRKVDVEYYTDAITSTKVRILESFAQNYTSELTREHGEVHVAWKVSGFKKIKFSTRENVGYGPISLPDQEMHTTAYWFTVKPAFLFEMGFTRAQVIDGLMGVAYLLHHTAPFLLMCDTRDIQRSVGDRNAQWFVGTLARERGRSAPGIIHSDDGMELPVDSLERFEPTIFLYDDYPGGIGFSPLLYDYHGTLLSRSLSIVSRCPCSAGCPSCVGPPEEMGKESKKTALEFLRRVLRDESQVQA; from the coding sequence ATGCAGGGAAATTCCCCGCGGAGCGTTGAAGGCGTCATTGATGATTTCGTAAGCGCAAGGCGCGGCAGAGAGATTATCACTCATATTGAACATATCAAAGCCCGCGAGGCACGCCATGCCCCATGGCCTTCCGAGGTGCCCGGAGATCTCGCCGGAGTCTTCCAAAACCGCGGGATCAAGGAGCCTTATCTTCACCAGCACAAGGCCTGGAATGCGATATTTGAGGGGCGCCATACTGTGATTGTGACGCCTACTGCCTCGGGAAAGACTCTCTGTTATAATGTACCTGTCCTTAAGGCAATCCTGGGCGATCCCTCGGCGCGGAACCTCTATCTTTTCCCCACGAAAGCCCTCTCGCAAGACCAGGTGGCCGAGCTCCAGGAGATCGTCAATGACCTGGGCTCATCGATATGCACCTATACCTATGACGGCGACACACCCGCCGACGCAAGGCGCGCCATCAGGGCCAGAGCCCATGTCGTCGTCTCCAACCCCGATATGCTTCACACGGCAATCCTTCCCCATCACGCCAAGTGGGCCAATTTTTTCGGGAACCTGAAATATGTAGTCATTGATGAGCTCCATACCTACCGTGGCGTATTCGGGAGCCATTTCTGCAATGTCATCAGGCGTCTCAAGCGCCTGGCGGCCTTCCACGGCTCCCGGCCCGTCTTCATCCTCTGCTCAGCGACAATTGCCAACCCCGGAGAGCTGGCCTCAAAGCTCATCGAGGAGGAGGTGTCCCTTATCGATGAGAACGGGGCTCCCTCCGGAGAGAAGTTCTTTATCTTCTACAACCCTCCCGTCATCAACGCGCAGCTCGGGATCAGGAAGAGCTATCTCACCACGGCGCGGTCCATTGCAATGAAGTTTCTCGGAAGCGGCGCGCAGACAATTGTATTTGCCTCATCGCGCCTCAATGTGGAGGTCCTCACGAGGTACCTCAAGGAGCGCCTTGAGAGGCGCCCCGACATGAAAGGCCTTATCAGGGGCTACCGCGGCGGCTATCTTCCCACGACAAGGCGCGAGATAGAAAGAGGCCTCCGCACAGGAGAGATCCTGGGAGTGGTGAGCACCAACGCCTTGGAGCTGGGCATTGACATAGGGACCCTCCAGGCCTGCGTGATGGCAGGCTACCCGGGGAGCGTGGCCTCGACATGGCAGCAGGCCGGGCGGGCCGGGAGGCACCGCGGCGTGTCGGCGGCCGTCTTCGTGGCGCGGAGCGACCCCCTTGACCAGTTCATCGTGAATCACCCCGAGTATTTTTTCGGGAAAAGCCCCGAGCACGGACTCATCAACGCCGACAACCTCCAGATCCTGGTGAGCCACATCAAGTGCGCCGCCTTTGAGCTGCCCCTCAAGGAGGACGAGCGCTTCGGCAGGGAAAACCTGGGAGAGATACTCAGGTATCTCGAGGAGAAGGGGATTCTGCACAGGGCCGGCGACGCATGGCACTGGACCCAGGAGACCTACCCTGCCGACGAGATAAGCCTTCGGACCATATCCAATGAAAACTTTGTCGTGATGGACATGGATGCCGAGAACAGGGTCATTGCCGAAGTTGACTTCACGTCGGCTCCCTCGACGCTTTACGAGGATGCCATTTACCTCTGCGAAGCCCAGAGCTACCATGTGAAGAAACTCGATTACGCCCAGCGCAAGGCTTTCGTGAGGAAGGTTGACGTGGAGTACTACACCGATGCCATCACAAGCACGAAGGTGAGGATACTGGAGAGCTTTGCACAGAACTACACCTCCGAGCTCACAAGAGAGCACGGAGAGGTCCATGTGGCCTGGAAAGTGAGCGGCTTCAAGAAAATCAAGTTCAGCACCAGGGAGAACGTGGGATACGGACCCATATCCCTTCCCGACCAGGAAATGCACACCACGGCGTACTGGTTCACGGTGAAGCCCGCCTTTCTCTTTGAGATGGGCTTCACAAGGGCGCAGGTCATAGACGGGCTCATGGGTGTGGCATACCTGCTCCACCACACGGCCCCCTTTCTTCTCATGTGCGACACCAGGGATATCCAGAGGAGCGTCGGCGACAGGAATGCCCAGTGGTTCGTGGGGACTCTCGCAAGGGAGCGGGGGCGCTCGGCGCCGGGGATAATCCATTCCGATGACGGCATGGAGCTTCCCGTGGACTCACTTGAGCGCTTCGAGCCCACGATATTTCTCTATGATGATTATCCGGGAGGGATCGGCTTCTCGCCCCTCCTCTATGATTACCACGGTACGCTCCTCTCCCGCTCGCTCTCCATAGTCTCCCGCTGCCCCTGCAGCGCGGGATGCCCTTCCTGCGTGGGACCCCCCGAGGAAATGGGCAAGGAGAGCAAGAAGACAGCCCTTGAGTTTTTAAGGAGGGTTTTGAGGGATGAGTCTCAGGTCCAGGCTTGA